The Procambarus clarkii isolate CNS0578487 chromosome 24, FALCON_Pclarkii_2.0, whole genome shotgun sequence genomic interval ATATTTTTTGTTGCAGGGAATTACCAGAACCGGTGCTAACAGTAGACATGATGCCACATTTTGAAGATGTTGCAATGATACCTAATCCAGCAGAGCGAGCAGAAGCCATGAGACAGCTGATCGACAGACTTCCTACCGCTAACAGATTGCTTGTTCAGTACATGTTCAAACATATGGGTCACATAATTGCACGGGTCAGTACTTGGTGATATAGCAATGTTTACTTTATAGCTCTTTACATCTCCAACACACTCCTTATTGGGTTCATTCTGGTGGGTGTGCCTAATTCACTTCCTTATTCACTCTCTTGCACATCAAAATATCTTTGTATTTCTCCTCCTTCTTCTATTTTTAGGGAGACTATTTTTCTGGGGGGAtccctgtcggctccccggagctaactgggctgagatgaatgtattagaccctggcatcagtcaatgcatatggagttctaggcctactgaggactacgagccagaacctggccccctcagagaggcacaaggagcaatgacctatagaaacccccagaaaatggcatttcattacattcaacgctgcttTTTTCCGTCTCAAGCTGTCCTCAATGGGGAAGAGGGAGGCTAGAGCTGTTTGCTCACGACTGgtccccacgatttgtgggcctttcgggtcgtttcatgcagtggcattgggtggcccctcctccttcgggtaggcctcttctcctgcgctctgtcaggtcatctcggagtgggttcgcttgggcgtgtTCGAAACGACCTCATCCCTCCAGTGGGTTTCCTGCTTTTTCCAGTTCAGAAACGGGATTGTGCGGACCTCAGGTTCATTCTAGACTTGCCCCATCTGAACCCGTGGGtttattgcccctccttttgAATGATTACTCTGTCCCAGgactgtcttcttcttcttcttctggaGCCGGGCTCTTGGAtgatgtccctggacctccgggacacaTATTGGCACGTCTCGATTCacctggggttcagggactggctcggttttgttgtggggcttcAGGATTATCACTTTCATTGCCTTCCATTCGGTTTGAATCTAACACCTTGCGTGTTCACACATTTTACCCGGGTCATTGTGGCCTGTCTGCGTCTCTTCGGGGTTCGGGTTGTGGCCTACCTTGACgaatggctggtgtgggctcccagctggtCTGCGTATCTacttgccagggatttggttctttcccagcttgccgggtttgggttcctggtgaactggaggaagttccATCTGACTCCCTCTCAGGTTTGGTCTTGTTTggatcttgtgtgggactcttggaCCACTTCCTTGACTCTCCTTCTGGCGGCTCTGCTACGGCTACCGTCCCACCTTCGCCTGTTTCTGAGGGGCTTCCAGGTTACGCAGCgattgctcgagggtttgtgcgggagcctgaacttggccatgatggtctacccgctaGGTCATGTTTGGTTCAGCCTCCGGGGCTTTGCATCagttgctgcgtcaccagctttctCTTCAGGctttcagggttcagtgccttggcgcctacccaagcccttgctcgatgtgttcatggacgcgtTGTATCTTGGCTGGGACTTTGTGAACAGTGCTCACCAAGCCGGCCAGGGGCAGTGGGATCCATCCttctgtcgggctcacagcacagtgtGGGAGTTCGCAGCGGTGTGGTTGTCGCTTCTAAGTGTTTGGGTCGCTCGTGGATCGAAAatccggctccatttggactgctccctggtggttcattgtctgaaccgaggGGGGTTCTctgtggtccttggctctttagggctggtcgctttgggtgactcatctgctgagttctcggggtttggctctcctggctgttCATGTTTGGGGGGTGTCCAACCTCCTAGCAGATGgcctgtcttggttcattcccctgtccatggaatggatggtcgacactgactcgttcagttggctctgccataCGTTCGGGCTcctagaggtggacctcttcgcgtcagcGTGGTCGAAAAGTCCCCTTCGAccaatgtggcgcccttccccgattgcgaggctgtCGGGGTCAgcgccttcaggcaggactggtcgaggtgggtttACCTGTACCCCTTTTCCCCGGTTccactgttgctccaggtcctagctCGCTTAGAGACCTaccaagggagagtagtccttctggacccttggtggctggcccagccttggattcaggcgctgcttgcttggtgttcGAATCGAGGGTCTTCTTGCAGCTTCCTGCGGCTCTGTATTTGTTGCATAACTTAGGAAGCTAGCAAATGAAGCTTGGCTAACTATCTCAGAAATAATGCTTTGTGTTAACATAAGAGTACCTTTCTGAGCAGAGCCATTCAGTTCCTCCTGGCCCTGCCTATTATCTTGCTCTTTCCTGCATTCAGATTTAAGATTTCCTTCAGGGTGCATTATGAAATGGTCTCAGCCTCAGAACTAATATGCTGATGCTGTTACCAGCATATTAGTTCTGTTAGAGCATTATGGGTGATGAACTTACTTAATTGACCAAGTAAGTAAATGAGCAGTTTGTGAGCCCTGATTTTAATCAATTTGATGTCAGAGAGGGTTCAGTAGGGCATTTGAGTTAATGAATGTACTGCTTCATGGTTATTTTGGGCTGGATTGGGATtttctccagtgtctcttgcaTTTTATATTACACTGAAGAGTCATTTGGAAAAGATtcctgtggtgctggtgtgtgaatATTATTCTGTCTAACTGTATGAATCCATACTGTAACAGTGTATTCTAATCTTATTGAGCAACAAAATAGCTCTACTCTGGACGTTTATCATATTGACTGAAAGCcttcatttttcttattattgtGGGAATTTTCTTTGTTGCAAGAAATGTTGTTAAAATAGTCATCAGACAATTTAATAATTAACCAGGCCCTCCTATTTAATCTCCATTGAACTGATAGAATCTGATTTGATTAAAACCTTTTGAGAATCTGGGATTCTGCAAATGGTAAATTAGTAGTGGCTTACATTTACTCACCCATGGCATTGGCACAAAGCTAAAGAGTTAGCATATATTTTGCTACCCCTCATGCCAGTAGCAGATATCTATTTTTGTGGAATAAATGTACTCTTTGGCATCCATGTGGAATATATTTGGCAAAAATAAAGAAATTTTGTCAACATTAAACATCAATtattccattacagtattttttcATCCCTCAGGAGCGAGATACAAAAATGAATTACCAGAATGTAAGCATTGTACTCTCTCCAACAATGCAGATCTCACATCGTGTTCTCAACGTTTTGTTCTTGAATCATCCTTATCTCTTTGGTAATGTTGTAATCAAAAGGTAAGCATTATTTGTTAATGTTTGTGTAAGTTGAATTGGATTGAGGATTCCAATATTTTTTCCTTCATTGCTTATATGATTTCTAGTTAGTCTTTCTTATCCTTTGCGCTACCATACATCAATCTTAATAATATAGTAATCTCTAGACAGTAATAGTAATTTCTAGACAAAAAATGTATGTTAatcaatacattattattattactataatgTGTTAATTAACACAAAAGCGCTCAAGTTATTTCTTGTTTAATTTTTCCATTGTGGTTaaatattttcatatatatatgtgtgtgtgtgtgtgtgtgtgtgtgtgtgtgtgtgtattttttttgGTTTTGAAAGAAATTAAGAAAATGCAAAGGATAGGTAGCAACAGCCAATCATCATCTGCAAATCACAACAATGACTAGATGGTAGCCCAGGCCACCCAAGGTCATGATATCCAGCCGCCTCACTCACGAGCAACTAGAATCCCATGGAGATAAGCGGGAATAATCGGGTGGACATGAGCTAATGAGAGGATCTACAAAAAAGGGTATTTTATAACATTCAATGATTCGTTTCATAGTTGGCCTTTACAGTAGCTCCTAGACGCTACTGGGAGCCACACCGTGGCTCCTCTGAGAGGACAGCTTTGCAGAAAGAGGAGCAAAGTCAGAATAGGGCTCATTTATGGTACAAATAGGCAGAATACCAGGCAACAAGGGAATATAGCATCCTGAAGAAAAAATGAAAATCCAGGGAAATATCCTGGAAGAAAACCCAGAAAAACTTAAAAGTAACAAGAGGGCTTAGACTTGGAAAAATTATAGAATTTTTAAGAAACGGTATTTAGGTGAATTTAAGGGGAAAAGAACAAGACTAAGCTTATGAAGCAGTTGAATGATCTGTTGTAATTTGGTGATGTCATTTTGTAtggaaaatttgacaaatgattgaCTATAATTTTGAATCCCCATAAAGGGGAAAAACAGTAATGATAATGGTTATATATAATGAGTGAAGTATTATAAAGCTGCAAAAGAATATAGGCATTTCAGGTGATTTCATTATTCGTGGTTTTATGAGAGCTTGTCCTTATTATGGTAAGCACTAAACAGAAGAGCCTATTAGTGTATcttatattttatgtatttataCTTGTACTGTGCATACAAGACCCTATCTTGTATTTTTGCCTTACCCTTTGCCCATATGGCATAAATGTATATGCAATCTATACTTAAAAAAACAACCAAATAAATCATTCAGGTATTAGAGCAAGACATAAATACATGTAACTCTTGAAAAAGTCATGaatttttgtttaatatatatCATAAAAGCAGATATGACTTGAGTGTTCGGTTTAAAACAAAACAAGTTACCATTTCTTTTGTAAGTACAATAACTCATATCTTACATGATTTCACAATGAATGTGACAAACAGCAGGGCTCAAaagaataattttttgtttaatttctgACAGATACGTCCCTCCCATTCGAAGTACTGGTGGCGAACGAACAATTGACCAGTTGCGGACAGTTGCAGAAATTGCAGAAGAGATGATGAAGCAAGAGTCTCTCTTGGGAAATCTTCATGCTCAAGTGGCAAAAGGAAATGTCTCAAGAAGGAAAGAGGAAAGGCTCTGGGAAGCTCAGAGAATAGTAACTCTATTGAAGGTACAGTATACAGTTTCAGTAGATTATACTGCATATGAATTATATATTGTATGTTTACATTTTATTGTAAACTACATTTGCTAGATTCCTCAAAGCTGCAAGGATACCTGAGTTATAATTCCAGATTGAAAAATATTTAAACTAGAAATTCAGCTGTCATGAGAAATTACATAATAAATGGACAAGTGATGTTTTACTTTTTTTACTGTCTATAACCTTCTTCATTATACAGTATTAACTGCCTTTATTTCTTTGCCTCTCCATCTTATGAAAATTAGATATTTGATAATGGTGATGTAGTTTTATTGATAGATCTGTATAGTCTcctcttttttccaacagagaaaATTAAGATCAGCACAaagaagagaagaagaagagaggcaAAGAGGAGGGAGTGGTGATAGAAGAAAGGATGAATTGTCAGTGGAGTTTGAAAAGGAATCTACCTCGGAAGATTCCCAGAAAGACACAGATATGGAGAGAGAAGACATATCTTCTAAAGAGGCTGCTTCAGATGATTCAAAGCATGGTAGTGAAAGTGAAAATAGTAGTGGATATTATAGAAAAACATCAAAATCCAAAAACAATATAACTGTAGTGAATGTGAGTGTGGATTCTCTGAGTAGTAATGAGAAGGATAAACAAGGTAATGAAGACAATGTTAAAGATGTATCTCATGTAGCAAACTCAACTGTAGTTTCTGcttcacaacctcccacaacaatTCCAGCCCTTCCTAAACCTGTGTCAGCACGAACTGAAAGAAACAAGATGGCTCAAGCCTTACAGAGTGACAATAGAGAACAATCTAGTGAGAAGCCTGTTCCAGTTGTTGTAGAAGGCACGAGTAGTAGTGGGGATGGTGCCGACGAGTCAGTGGAGAAAATAACTCGGGCAGACAAACCAGTTCAGGAATCGACAAAGAATCTCAGAGTGGAAGAGCATTGTGGACATGTTACTGTGATCCAGGTTGGAGTAGGTAGTAGTGGGGCAAGTGAAGGACAGTGTC includes:
- the LOC123761809 gene encoding ralA-binding protein 1 isoform X4; its protein translation is MDQSDTKSPLKPKKPKSFKFLHKREKDKEEKEKEREKDKDDRRDDKRRDGRKREKEDKKEEKKKEKEEKKGDKRKEKEDKKGDKKKEKEKEKEERRREKEEKKKSKKDKKKKVEEEFEEELPVFGVPLYLAVERCPSHDGVHLPVIVRDCIDYIEEHGLHCEGIYRLSGVKSKVQHLRRHYNSGDPVRLKDQEPHVVASLLKQYLRELPEPVLTVDMMPHFEDVAMIPNPAERAEAMRQLIDRLPTANRLLVQYMFKHMGHIIARERDTKMNYQNVSIVLSPTMQISHRVLNVLFLNHPYLFGNVVIKRYVPPIRSTGGERTIDQLRTVAEIAEEMMKQESLLGNLHAQVAKGNVSRRKEERLWEAQRIVTLLKRKLRSAQRREEEERQRGGSGDRRKDELSVEFEKESTSEDSQKDTDMEREDISSKEAASDDSKHGSESENSSGYYRKTSKSKNNITVVNVSVDSLSSNEKDKQGNEDNVKDVSHVANSTVVSASQPPTTIPALPKPVSARTERNKMAQALQSDNREQSSEKPVPVVVEGTSSSGDGADESVEKITRADKPVQESTKNLRVEEHCGHVTVIQVGVGSSGASEGQCHSGATRHDQSQVLVNQRPEIKRLAVEKTSLRETRSLDDSRGRGDNEYQLLLTQEAIVQAHHEELLSMNHDLMRKLQAERAEITRLREEIQEMQTLYGYRTYSYDSSESEGSESDGESDTEEEMLSQLSSVSKANASLQEENLALTRRIQEEREAVVHLRVQLQQAHWKCFPHQSPIAPVC